The following are encoded in a window of Pyxidicoccus trucidator genomic DNA:
- a CDS encoding TonB-dependent receptor yields MKTPSFRGGLALLLLALVAVLPVTALAASQNYGRVAGYVYDPTGAPLSEVPLTVSGPALQQPQSRTSGEDGRFEFGTLPPGEGYVLEVNVPGFAPIKRTGITVLLGQATQVDVKLEVFTEAQAVATYEIVEKVNPIINPDSAQMGAVMNAEKAATSPVFTQVQAMPQLVAGVGQGNAPSLRAGLSRYGKFYVDGMDTSDVVDGSISSPMSFYAVENFEVITGGLDAQYNSLGLIENVVSKSGSNKFTYDVTMILSPAWANAKYRGAANQNPNVANYTQNEVPLSETAFYSPLVGVGGPIIKDKLWFYLSGQWNFSQRETPLGEENRRTDTETRLARLKLTWQPTAKDRVSLAFNYDNNAITNQVAQTSATPEAETQIDRGGFFAIVNYDRSITDNVLFQLQTGTTYKDIWQGPMNEDSQDIAHIYNSTTYRNAGALRNEVGNLVTEQRMRYQFDPTLLFKVKNHQMKAGLQVSYLSGEKTAQVIGNSRFNDRNGECNPDDPATFQFCNERIDFYNSEGVQAPLTTEAGDLITGAFFQDRWNVNRYLTLVAGLRADVGRLYGDNDQFITNLVGVGPRLSATYDLFGNRTTLVKAHYGRSNEVGDVFIAQHANPDLLQVRSTFSGGAFADCAPDTVGNSQCSVSGGPSGRFFDKGSHTPPHVDELAFGLHHALSEQSVIGVDLTYRKYSNMWVDEEINRIWDPSGQRVVGYVDGVNHTVVKIHNPDDAWRDYRGMDLWVQGRTGPWDLLANYTLAYSNGTVGDYFDGYGFNPRFKRFFEGPSPEDIRHTMKGSIGYTTRFGLDFGLRFNYRTGAPMWMFQEGTVDRQRVVRSPRGTGHSYNTGNGIPDFNDPAAVSQLRQPSQFLFDIQARYDLNRLVKTNETKMELTLIMFNVLNNSDVTFVQEQYRATNNRFGTATSRRSPMQAELLLRVRN; encoded by the coding sequence ATGAAGACTCCCTCCTTCCGTGGCGGCCTCGCGCTGCTGCTGCTGGCGCTCGTCGCGGTCCTCCCCGTGACTGCGCTCGCCGCGAGCCAGAACTACGGCCGCGTGGCCGGCTACGTGTACGACCCGACGGGCGCCCCGCTCTCCGAGGTGCCCCTCACCGTGAGCGGCCCGGCGCTGCAGCAGCCCCAGTCGCGCACCAGCGGCGAGGACGGCCGCTTCGAGTTCGGCACCCTGCCCCCGGGCGAGGGCTACGTGCTCGAGGTCAACGTCCCCGGCTTCGCCCCCATCAAGAGGACGGGCATCACCGTCCTGCTCGGCCAGGCCACGCAGGTGGACGTGAAGCTGGAGGTGTTCACCGAGGCGCAGGCGGTGGCCACCTATGAAATCGTCGAGAAGGTCAACCCCATCATCAACCCGGACTCCGCGCAGATGGGCGCGGTGATGAACGCGGAGAAGGCGGCCACCTCGCCCGTCTTCACGCAGGTGCAGGCCATGCCCCAGCTCGTGGCGGGTGTGGGCCAGGGCAACGCGCCCAGCCTGCGCGCCGGCCTGTCGCGCTACGGCAAGTTCTACGTGGACGGCATGGACACGTCCGACGTGGTGGACGGCAGCATCAGCTCGCCGATGAGCTTCTACGCGGTGGAGAACTTCGAGGTCATCACCGGCGGCCTGGATGCCCAGTACAACTCGCTGGGCCTCATCGAGAACGTCGTCAGCAAGAGCGGCTCCAACAAGTTCACCTACGACGTGACGATGATTCTCTCGCCGGCCTGGGCGAACGCGAAGTACCGGGGCGCGGCCAACCAGAACCCCAACGTGGCCAACTACACGCAGAACGAGGTGCCGCTGTCGGAGACGGCCTTCTACAGTCCGCTGGTGGGCGTGGGCGGCCCCATCATCAAGGACAAGCTGTGGTTCTACCTCTCCGGCCAGTGGAACTTCTCCCAGCGCGAGACGCCGCTGGGTGAGGAGAACCGCCGGACCGACACGGAGACGCGCCTGGCCCGCCTGAAGCTCACCTGGCAGCCCACGGCGAAGGACCGCGTGTCTCTGGCGTTCAACTACGACAACAACGCCATCACCAACCAGGTTGCCCAGACGTCCGCCACCCCGGAAGCGGAGACGCAGATTGACCGCGGCGGCTTCTTCGCCATCGTCAACTACGACCGGAGCATCACCGACAACGTCCTCTTCCAGCTCCAGACGGGCACCACCTACAAGGACATCTGGCAGGGCCCGATGAACGAGGACTCGCAGGACATTGCCCACATCTACAACAGCACCACGTACCGGAACGCCGGTGCGCTGCGCAACGAGGTGGGCAACCTGGTGACCGAGCAGCGCATGCGCTACCAGTTCGACCCGACGCTGCTCTTCAAGGTGAAGAACCACCAGATGAAGGCGGGCCTGCAGGTCAGCTACCTGAGCGGCGAGAAGACGGCGCAGGTGATTGGCAACAGCCGCTTCAATGACCGCAATGGCGAGTGCAACCCGGACGACCCGGCGACCTTCCAGTTCTGCAACGAGCGCATCGACTTCTACAACTCCGAGGGCGTGCAGGCCCCGCTGACCACCGAGGCTGGCGACCTCATCACCGGCGCCTTCTTCCAGGACCGCTGGAACGTCAACCGCTACCTCACGCTGGTGGCCGGTCTGCGCGCGGACGTGGGCCGGCTGTACGGCGACAACGACCAGTTCATCACCAACCTGGTGGGCGTGGGCCCGCGCCTGTCGGCCACGTACGACCTGTTCGGCAACCGGACGACGCTCGTCAAGGCGCACTACGGCCGCTCGAACGAGGTGGGTGACGTCTTCATCGCCCAGCACGCCAACCCGGACCTGCTCCAGGTGCGCTCCACCTTCAGCGGCGGCGCCTTCGCGGACTGTGCGCCGGACACCGTCGGCAACAGCCAGTGCAGCGTCTCGGGCGGCCCCTCCGGCCGCTTCTTCGACAAGGGCAGCCACACCCCGCCGCACGTGGACGAGCTCGCTTTCGGCCTGCACCACGCGCTGAGCGAGCAGTCCGTCATCGGCGTCGACCTCACCTACCGCAAGTACTCGAACATGTGGGTGGACGAGGAGATCAACCGCATCTGGGATCCGTCCGGGCAGCGCGTGGTGGGCTACGTGGACGGTGTGAATCACACGGTGGTGAAGATCCACAACCCGGACGACGCCTGGCGCGACTACCGGGGCATGGACCTGTGGGTGCAGGGCAGGACGGGCCCGTGGGATCTGCTCGCGAACTACACCCTGGCCTACAGCAACGGCACGGTGGGTGACTACTTCGACGGCTACGGCTTCAACCCCCGTTTCAAGCGCTTCTTCGAGGGCCCGTCGCCGGAGGACATCCGCCACACGATGAAGGGCTCCATCGGGTACACCACCCGCTTCGGGCTCGACTTCGGCCTGCGCTTCAACTACCGCACCGGCGCCCCGATGTGGATGTTCCAGGAGGGCACCGTGGACCGGCAGCGCGTGGTGCGCTCGCCGCGCGGCACCGGCCACTCCTACAACACCGGCAACGGCATCCCGGACTTCAATGACCCGGCGGCCGTCTCCCAGCTGCGCCAGCCGAGCCAGTTCCTGTTCGACATCCAGGCCCGGTATGACCTGAACCGCCTGGTGAAGACGAACGAGACCAAGATGGAGCTCACGCTCATCATGTTCAACGTGCTCAACAACAGCGACGTCACGTTCGTGCAGGAGCAGTACCGCGCCACCAACAACCGCTTCGGCACGGCGACGAGCCGCCGCAGCCCGATGCAGGCCGAGCTGCTGCTGCGCGTGCGCAACTAG
- a CDS encoding bifunctional metallophosphatase/5'-nucleotidase, giving the protein MTSATRPRLLGLLSALLAACASTPPVPEAAPVAPLPLRPSAAEAAPEPLRITVVGTNDLHGWVMPSRATLPDGTGVEQGGLATLAGYVAVLRAENPDGVLLLDGGDLFQGTLASNLTEGEVVIGAMNALRYDASALGNHEFDYGPVGPRSVALAGDDPFGALKARIAQARFPVLGVNVTDSETGVGPTWLGNEGTLLVERRGVRIGILGLATPHTPKVTNPVNVASLRFAPLAPAALAAAQRLRARGAEVVVAVAHAGAVCKRLDDPRDASSCDRGDSEIVELLESLPEGTLDAVVAGHTHQPVGHFIRGTPVIETSGKGRAFGLVELFVDPVTRKVLPERTLLQGSVPVCARVDAALGTCEERKLKEAKRLELVSATFRGRVVVADATLEAQLAEALARVEEVQRRPLGVRVPAALTRSHDTESPLGSVLADALREVTGSDVALLNSGGLRADLPAGELTYGTVYEVLPFDNTLAVVTVTAPELLRLLEAAYGRKGTFQVSGLKVGVGECNGLQRLVSVTLPSGKPLPAGKRFRVAMPDFLARGGSGLEEALKALPPASIDLGERHALTLRDALIEHWKARGKPLVAPVPGRILRASEAAGCATEAAGRP; this is encoded by the coding sequence GTGACTTCCGCCACCCGTCCGCGCCTCCTCGGGCTGCTGTCCGCCCTCCTCGCCGCCTGCGCCTCCACTCCGCCCGTGCCGGAGGCCGCCCCCGTGGCGCCGCTGCCCCTGCGCCCCAGCGCGGCGGAGGCCGCGCCCGAGCCCCTCCGCATCACCGTGGTGGGGACCAATGACCTGCACGGCTGGGTGATGCCTTCCCGTGCCACGCTGCCGGATGGCACCGGGGTGGAGCAGGGCGGGCTGGCGACGCTCGCCGGCTACGTGGCGGTCCTCCGGGCGGAGAACCCGGACGGGGTGCTGCTCCTGGACGGAGGAGACCTCTTCCAGGGCACGCTGGCCTCCAACCTCACCGAGGGCGAGGTGGTCATCGGCGCGATGAACGCGCTCCGCTATGACGCCTCGGCGCTCGGAAACCACGAGTTCGACTACGGCCCCGTGGGGCCGCGCTCGGTGGCGCTCGCCGGGGACGACCCCTTCGGCGCGCTCAAGGCCCGCATTGCCCAGGCGCGCTTCCCGGTGCTCGGCGTCAACGTCACCGACAGCGAGACGGGTGTGGGCCCTACCTGGCTGGGCAACGAGGGCACGCTGCTGGTGGAGCGGCGGGGGGTGCGCATCGGCATCCTCGGGCTGGCCACGCCCCACACCCCGAAGGTGACCAACCCGGTGAACGTGGCGAGCCTGCGCTTCGCTCCCCTGGCTCCGGCGGCGCTCGCCGCGGCCCAGCGCCTGCGCGCCCGTGGGGCCGAGGTGGTGGTCGCGGTGGCCCACGCTGGCGCGGTCTGCAAGCGCCTGGACGACCCGCGCGACGCCTCCTCGTGCGACCGTGGGGACAGTGAGATTGTCGAGCTCCTGGAGTCGCTGCCAGAGGGCACGCTGGACGCGGTGGTGGCCGGGCACACGCACCAGCCGGTGGGCCACTTCATCCGCGGCACGCCGGTCATCGAGACGTCGGGCAAGGGCCGCGCCTTCGGGCTCGTGGAACTCTTCGTGGACCCGGTGACGCGCAAGGTGCTCCCCGAGCGGACCTTGCTGCAGGGCTCAGTCCCGGTGTGCGCGCGGGTGGACGCGGCGCTGGGCACGTGTGAGGAGCGGAAGCTGAAGGAGGCGAAGCGGCTCGAGCTCGTTTCCGCCACCTTCCGCGGGCGCGTGGTGGTGGCCGACGCGACGCTGGAGGCGCAGCTCGCCGAGGCGCTCGCCCGCGTGGAGGAGGTGCAGCGGCGCCCACTGGGGGTGCGCGTGCCGGCGGCGCTCACCCGCAGCCACGACACGGAGAGCCCTCTCGGAAGCGTGCTGGCGGACGCGCTGCGCGAAGTCACGGGGTCCGACGTGGCCCTGCTCAACAGCGGCGGCCTGCGCGCGGACCTGCCGGCCGGCGAGCTCACCTACGGCACGGTCTACGAGGTGCTTCCCTTCGACAACACCCTCGCCGTCGTCACCGTCACGGCACCGGAGCTGCTGCGGCTGCTGGAGGCCGCCTATGGACGCAAGGGCACCTTCCAGGTGTCGGGGCTGAAGGTGGGGGTGGGGGAGTGCAACGGGCTGCAGCGGCTCGTCTCCGTCACCCTTCCGTCCGGAAAGCCCCTTCCGGCCGGGAAGCGTTTCCGGGTGGCCATGCCCGACTTCCTGGCGCGCGGTGGCAGCGGGCTGGAGGAGGCGCTCAAGGCGCTGCCTCCCGCAAGCATCGACCTGGGCGAGCGCCATGCGCTGACCCT